The following is a genomic window from Micromonospora cathayae.
GCGCGACCGTCGACGCCACGGTCGTCGCCGACCTGCTACGCGTCTGGCTCCAGGAGTCCCCGCCCGACGAGGCGCTGCGCGAGCCGGCCGGTCTGGTGCTGGAGCGGCTGGTGGCCGCGACCCAGGTCCGCTTCCCGGCGGTCGCCGACCTGGCCCGGGGTGTGGTGTTCGCCTGGTTCGCCCAGCCGCTGCTGCGCCGCAACCGGGCCCGGGTCTACGCCAACGTCCGCAAGCACCTGCGCCACCTGGACGCGCACCCGGACGCCCCGGACCGCGCCGAGCGGATCGCCGAGATGGTCCGCAGCACCGAACCGCTGGTGCGGTTGCTCGGCCAGCGGCTGGTCCGGGACCACCCCGACAACGCGGTCATGCTGGAGGTGCTGACCCGGCGGTACTACGGCAACAAGGGCCTGGTCAGCGTCCGTACCCGCACCGTGGCGGGCTGCACGTTCGTGGTCGCCGAGCGGGCCGACTCGTGCGTGGTCTCCGCGGCGGTGAGCTTCGACGAGCTGGGCGACGCGCTGCGCGGGCTCGCCGAACTGGCGGCCGGCTCGGGTGCCATCGACGCCGACATCTACCTCGCCTGGGAGAACCAGCCGGAGGACTCCGACGGGATGGGCGCCGCGCTGCACGAGGTGGTCAGCGCGCACCCGGTGCCGAACGAGGTGCGCCGGGTCACCACCACGGTCGCCGGCAGTGGCGGCGCGGTGATGCACCACCACTTCACGTTCCGCCCGTCGACCGCCGGGATGACCGAGGAGCGGCTGGTCCGGGGTCTGCACCCGTACATCGCGCAGCGGATGCAGCTGGAGCGGCTGAGCAAGTTCGACCTCACCCGGCTGCCGTCGTCGGACGAGGAGGTGTACCTGTTCCGGTGCGTGGCGCGGGAGAACGCGTCCGACGACCGGCTCGTCGCCTTCGCCCAGGTGCGTGACCTGACCGCGTTGCGGGAACACGACGGCCGCCTGGTGGCGCTGCCCACCGCCGAGGACACCGTGGCCGCCTGTCTCGACTCGATCCGGCGCGAGTACTCCCGCTGGCCGTCGCGCAAGCGGGTGAACACCAACCGGATCGTGGTGTACGTCTGGCCGCCGAGCGACCTCACCCGCGCCGAACTGGAGATGATCGCCGGCCGGGTGCTGCCGACCACCGCCGGCGCCGGGCTGGAGGAGATCCTGTTCATCGCCCGGCGGCGGGACCGGGACACCGGCGAGCTGACCAAGATCGCGGTCCGGATCACCTTCGACGCCGCCGGCGGCACCGAACTGACCGTCGGCGAGCCGTCGGACGAGCCGGTCGAGCCGCTCGACGGCTACCGGCAGAAGGTGCTGCGGGCCAGCAGCCGCAACACGGTGTACCCGTACGAGCTGACCGGTCTGCTGGGCGACTTCGTCGAGCACGACCTGGACGACCAGCACGTGCTGGTGCCGGTGCACCGGCCGAAGGGCCGCAACACGGCGGCGCTGGTGGCGGGCGTGGTCACCACGCCGACCCGGCGGCATCCGGAGGGTATCGCCCGGGTGGTGCTGCTCGGTGACCCGACCAAGTCGCTCGGCGCGCTGTCCGAGCCGGAGTGCCGTCGGGTGATCGCCGCGCTGGACCTGGCCGAGCGGATGCGGGTACCGCTGGAGTGGTACGCGCTCTCCTCCGGTGCGCGGATCTCGATGGAGTCCGGCACCGAGAACATGGACTGGGTGGCCGCCGCGCTCAAGCGGATCGTCGAGTTCACCCAGGACGGCGGCGAGATCAACATCGTGGTCGCGGGCATCAACGTCGGCGCGCAGCCGTACTGGAACGCCGAGGCGACGATGCTCATGCACACCAAGGGCATCCTGGTGATGACCCCGGACTCGGCGATGGTGCTCACCGGCAAGCAGTCGCTGGACTTCTCCGGTGGCGTGTCGGCGGAGGACAACTTCGGCATCGGCGGCTACGACCGGGTGATGGGCCCGAACGGGCAGGCGCAGTACTGGGCGCCGAACCTGACCGCCGCGCGGAACGTGCTGATGTCGCACTACGACCACACGTACGTCGTACCGGGCGAGGAGGGACCGCGACGGGCGGTCACCACCGACCCGGTCGACCGGGACGTCACCGACTTCCCGCACGCGGTGGAGGGCAGCGACTTCACCACCGTCGGCGAGATCTTCTCCGCCGAGTCGAACCCGGACCGCAAGAAGCCGTTCGACATCCGGACCGTGATGCGGGCGCTGTCCGACCAGGACCACCCGGTCCTGGAGCGCTGGGCGGGCATGGCCGACGCGGAGACCTCGGTGGTGCAGGACGTGCACCTCGGCGGTATCCCGGTGTGCCTGCTCGGGATCGAGTCCCGGTCGGTGCCGCGCCGGGGCTTCCCGCCCACCGACGGCCCGGACACCTACACCGCGGGCACGCTGTTCCCGCAGTCGTCGAAGAAGGCCGCGCGGGCGATCAACGCGGCCAGCGGCAACCGGCCCCTCGTCGTGCTGGCGAACCTGTCGGGCTTCGACGGCTCACCGGAGTCGATGCGCAAGCTGCAACTGGAGTACGGCGCCGAGATCGGCCGGGCCATCGTGAACTTCCGTGGTCCGATCGTGTTCTGCGTGATCTCGCGGTACCACGGCGGGGCGTTCGTGGTGTTCTCGAAGGCGCTGAACCCGAGCATGACCGTGCTGGCGCTGGAGGGTTCGTTCGCCTCGGTGCTCGGCGGGGCCCCGGCCGCCGCGGTGGTGTTCTCCGGTGACGTCAACGCCCGGACCGCCGCCGACGCGCGGGTACGGGAACTGGAGGCCCGGGTCGCGGCGGCCTCCGGCACCGAACGGGCCACGCTGACCGCCGAACTCGACGAGTTGCGGCTGTCGGTGCGCGCGGAGAAGCTCGGCGAGGTGGCTGCCGAGTTCGACCGGGTTCACGACATCCGGCGTGCGGTGGAGGTCGGCTCGGTCGACGCGGTGATCCGCGCCGCCGAGCTGCGGCCACGGATCATCGAGGCCATCCAGTCCCGGCTGGGCTGACGGGTCGGGTACGGCGCCACGGCGGGTGACCGCCGTGGCGCCGTCGTCCTGTCGTCGTCCTGTCGTGCCGCGCCCGCGCGAGGCCGGCCGGCGGGTCCCCGACGAGGTGGCCGTGGTCGGGCCGGCTCGACGATCGACGGTCGCGGGCCCGCCCCGGGGCGGTGGGTCGGTCGCGGGCCGGCCCGGGGCGGTGGGACGGTCAGGGCTTGCGGGCCACCCCGCCGAGAATGGTGTGGTGGGTGATCGTCTGGTAGGACTCCGGGGCGGGTCCGGGCCGCCAGTCGGCCAGCGGCACCAGCCCGGGTGGCAGCAGCTCCAGCCCCTGGAAGAAGCCCGCGATCTCCTCGTGGGTGCGCCACCGGCCGGTGCCGAGGGTCTCGTTGAAGACCTTCTCCACCGCGCGGGCACGCTGCGAGATGTCGGGGTGTGCCGCGCCCGGGTCGTGGAAGTGCGAGATCGCCAGGTAGCTGCCGGACGGCAGGGCGTCGACCAGCCGGCGGGCGACGGCGGCCGGCTGGTCGTCGTCGTGCAGGTGGTGCAGGATCGCCAGGAGCAGCAGCCCCACCGGCTGGTCGAAGTCGATCAGGCGCTGGACGTCGGGGTGCGCCAGCAGGTCCTCCGGCTGGCGGAGGTCACCGCCGACCACGGTGGTGGTGCGGGCGTCGGCGAGCAGGACCCGACCGTGCGCGAGCGCCATCGGATCGTTGTCGACATACACCACCCGGGCGTCCGGGTCCACCTGGTGCGCGATCTCGTGCACGTTGCCCTGGCTGGGCAGCCCCGAGCCGACGTCGAGGAACTGCCGGATGCCCGCCTCCTCGGCGAGGTACCGGACGGCCCGGCGGAGGAAGCCCCGGCAGGCCCGGGCCGCCTCCGGGCCGTCCGGGGTGACCTGGAGGGCCAGCTGGGCGGCCTGCCGGTCGACCGCGAAGTTGTCCTTGCCGCCCAGGTAGTAGTCGTAGACCCGGGCGATGCTGGGTCGGGTGGTGTCGACGCCGGGCGGCGACGCCTTCTCGTTCGTCAACGCTTCGATCCTCCGTGTGCGGCAAGGGGTTTCCTCAGCCTAGGGGACCGGTCGTTCCGGCGGTGACCGGCACCCTCCACAGCGGACCGGGCGACGGTGCCGCCCGGTCCGGCTGTCCGCTAGCGGCGGTTCCAGCGCTGGTTGGCCTGGCCGGTGCAGGTCCACAGCACGAGCTTCGTGCCGTTGCCGGTGCCCAGGTTGTAGGCGTCCAGGCACAGCCCGGACTGCACGCCGGTGATGGTGCCGTCGGCGTTGACGTTCCACTGCTGGTTGGTGCCGCCGTGGCAGTCGTAGATGGTGACCCGGGTGCCGGGCGCGGTGCCGTACCCCTCGGCGTCCAGGCACTTGGTGCCGTAGACGGTGAGCTGCCGGGCGGAGGTGAGGGTCCACCGCTGGTTGGTGCCGCCGTGGCAGTCCCACAGCTGCAGCTGGGTGCCGTTGGTGGTGCTGGAGCCCGGGACGTCGACGCACCGACCCGACGGCACGCCCACGATCGCGGCGGTCTGCCCGTCGCCGCTGGCCGGGCTGCCGATGCTGCCGGGCACCGCCTGCAACGCGGCGTACCAGCGGGCGGCCATCTTGTCGTAGCCGGCGGCGGTCGGGTGGATGCCGTCGATCAGGTCGGCGGTGGTCAGGGCGCTGTGCATGTCGACTAGGTGGACCCGCTTGCCGGCGTTCTTCTTGCTCTGCACGATGCCGGGGATGGCGGCGTTGAAGGTGCGGACGGCGGCCTCCTGACCGCTGTTGCTGAGCGGGGTGAGCTGCGCGACGAACACCTCGGCGTTCGGCGCGGTGTTGGTGATCTTGTCGATCAGGGCGGACAGCCGGTTCGGCGCGGTGCTCACCTGGTAGTTCTGGAGCACGTCGTTGGTGCCGATGTGCAGCAGCACGCTCTGCGGGCGCTGGGTGTTCAGCCAGTTGACGACGTTGGCGTCGATCTGGTCGATGCGCCAGCCGGGGTGCCCCTGGTGGTCGTGGTCACCGAGGCTGGCCGGCCCGTTGAACTGCGACCCGACGAAGTCCACGGTGTACCGGCCGGTGACGAGCCGCTGCCAGAGCCCGATCCGGTAGCCGCCCGGGACCTGGGTGCCCTCGGTGATGGAGTCGCCGAGCGGCATCACCCGGACGCCGCCGTTGGACTCGGCGGCGGCCGGGCCGACCGGCGTCAGCACCCCGGCGAGGGCGACACCCAGGGCGGC
Proteins encoded in this region:
- a CDS encoding carboxyl transferase domain-containing protein, which translates into the protein MRLIHAVRELAAETGTRIETVALYTDVDRTATFVREADRSYDLGPASARPYLDLKVLERALVETGADAAWVGWGFVAEDPAFAELCQRVGVTFVGPSAEAMRKLGDKIGAKLIAEEVGVPVAPWSRGAVENLEAALAAAAGIGYPLMLKATAGGGGRGIRVITNEAELADAYERTSQEAARAFGSGVVFLERLVTGARHVEVQVIADGQGTAWALGVRDCSVQRRNQKVIEESASPVLSPARAAELKTSAERLAVAVGYRGAATVEFLYHPGDDMLAFLEVNTRLQVEHPITESTTGFDLVKAQLHVASGGRLVGEPPVERGHAIEARLNAEDPDRDFAPSPGRIARLDLPAGPGIRVDTGVSEGDTIPADFDSMIAKIIAYGRDRDEALGRLRRAMAETTVIIEGGATNKSFVLDLLDQPEVIDASADTGWIDRVRGQGRLVSHRHSAVALAAAAIEAYEEEERVERQRLLSTAFGGRPQVQHASGRPLDLKLRGETYRVRVARVGAHRFRVGVEAGAEVRTADVELDRFDRHTGQIVVNGNRYRLLTGTHGPIHLVEVEGVTHRVSRDEGGVVRSPSPALVVATPLKVGAEVEAGAPVLVLESMKMETVLRAPFKARLKECVVSVGSQVEAGAPLLRLEPVAGADAETASADGAVELDLPVAPGTIPARARTTRGQEDLRSLLLGFDVDPHDERRVLDDYLVARRAAIADGHRPLAEELVLVDVFADLAELSRNRPTGEDGGGDGHVYSAREYFHTYLQCLDVERAGLPTTFQDKLAKALGHYGVTDLERTPELEAAVFRIFLAQQRATVDATVVADLLRVWLQESPPDEALREPAGLVLERLVAATQVRFPAVADLARGVVFAWFAQPLLRRNRARVYANVRKHLRHLDAHPDAPDRAERIAEMVRSTEPLVRLLGQRLVRDHPDNAVMLEVLTRRYYGNKGLVSVRTRTVAGCTFVVAERADSCVVSAAVSFDELGDALRGLAELAAGSGAIDADIYLAWENQPEDSDGMGAALHEVVSAHPVPNEVRRVTTTVAGSGGAVMHHHFTFRPSTAGMTEERLVRGLHPYIAQRMQLERLSKFDLTRLPSSDEEVYLFRCVARENASDDRLVAFAQVRDLTALREHDGRLVALPTAEDTVAACLDSIRREYSRWPSRKRVNTNRIVVYVWPPSDLTRAELEMIAGRVLPTTAGAGLEEILFIARRRDRDTGELTKIAVRITFDAAGGTELTVGEPSDEPVEPLDGYRQKVLRASSRNTVYPYELTGLLGDFVEHDLDDQHVLVPVHRPKGRNTAALVAGVVTTPTRRHPEGIARVVLLGDPTKSLGALSEPECRRVIAALDLAERMRVPLEWYALSSGARISMESGTENMDWVAAALKRIVEFTQDGGEINIVVAGINVGAQPYWNAEATMLMHTKGILVMTPDSAMVLTGKQSLDFSGGVSAEDNFGIGGYDRVMGPNGQAQYWAPNLTAARNVLMSHYDHTYVVPGEEGPRRAVTTDPVDRDVTDFPHAVEGSDFTTVGEIFSAESNPDRKKPFDIRTVMRALSDQDHPVLERWAGMADAETSVVQDVHLGGIPVCLLGIESRSVPRRGFPPTDGPDTYTAGTLFPQSSKKAARAINAASGNRPLVVLANLSGFDGSPESMRKLQLEYGAEIGRAIVNFRGPIVFCVISRYHGGAFVVFSKALNPSMTVLALEGSFASVLGGAPAAAVVFSGDVNARTAADARVRELEARVAAASGTERATLTAELDELRLSVRAEKLGEVAAEFDRVHDIRRAVEVGSVDAVIRAAELRPRIIEAIQSRLG
- a CDS encoding SAM-dependent methyltransferase; the protein is MTNEKASPPGVDTTRPSIARVYDYYLGGKDNFAVDRQAAQLALQVTPDGPEAARACRGFLRRAVRYLAEEAGIRQFLDVGSGLPSQGNVHEIAHQVDPDARVVYVDNDPMALAHGRVLLADARTTTVVGGDLRQPEDLLAHPDVQRLIDFDQPVGLLLLAILHHLHDDDQPAAVARRLVDALPSGSYLAISHFHDPGAAHPDISQRARAVEKVFNETLGTGRWRTHEEIAGFFQGLELLPPGLVPLADWRPGPAPESYQTITHHTILGGVARKP
- a CDS encoding ricin-type beta-trefoil lectin domain protein; this translates as MRIGTRWFTALAALGVALAGVLTPVGPAAAESNGGVRVMPLGDSITEGTQVPGGYRIGLWQRLVTGRYTVDFVGSQFNGPASLGDHDHQGHPGWRIDQIDANVVNWLNTQRPQSVLLHIGTNDVLQNYQVSTAPNRLSALIDKITNTAPNAEVFVAQLTPLSNSGQEAAVRTFNAAIPGIVQSKKNAGKRVHLVDMHSALTTADLIDGIHPTAAGYDKMAARWYAALQAVPGSIGSPASGDGQTAAIVGVPSGRCVDVPGSSTTNGTQLQLWDCHGGTNQRWTLTSARQLTVYGTKCLDAEGYGTAPGTRVTIYDCHGGTNQQWNVNADGTITGVQSGLCLDAYNLGTGNGTKLVLWTCTGQANQRWNRR